From the Carassius gibelio isolate Cgi1373 ecotype wild population from Czech Republic chromosome B25, carGib1.2-hapl.c, whole genome shotgun sequence genome, one window contains:
- the LOC128013752 gene encoding transmembrane emp24 domain-containing protein 6-like, giving the protein MLQKCFYMVWLLLLFGLSSSGELKDRHPELSDQELFWGADQYDFSIMLRAGDLQCYWHFAHFGERFYLNFMVQLVTGVALDRHLSVTVNAPSGLIVGTVDDASGQIAFSVKETGFYQMCFSNFHNRFGSMQVFLNFGVYYEGQKDIEKQREEEKKKKEEDMKQINSTLSFIEESSSRLQRFVFHMWRHYNYERMRRGADFYLLQSNSTYVNSWSAIQSLVIITAGYLQLYCLKRLFNTKPAEGDKPRC; this is encoded by the exons atgttaCAGAAATGCTTTTATATGGTTTGGCTTCTGTTATTATTTGGGTTGAGCAGCAGCGGAGAGCTGAAGGACCGTCATCCAGAGCTTTCTGATCAGGAGCTTTTCTGGGGAGCCGATCAATATGACTTTTCCATCATGCTGCGTGCTGGAGACCTCCAGTGCTACTGGCACTTTGCTCACTTCGGCGAGCGCTTCTACTTAAACTTCATG GTGCAGTTGGTGACTGGTGTGGCTCTGGACAGACATCTCTCTGTGACCGTTAATGCTCCGAGCGGTTTAATAGTCGGCACAGTTGACGATGCAAGTGGTCAGATTGCTTTTAGTGTTAAGGAGACTG GTTTTTATCAGATGTGCTTCAGTAATTTCCACAATCGCTTTGGGAGCATGCAGGTTTTCTTGAACTTCGGTGTGTATTACGAGGGACAAAAGGACATTGAGAAACAAAgggaagaagagaagaaaaagaaagaagaggaTATGAAACAGATAAATAGTACATTGTCCTTCATTGAG GAAAGCAGCAGCAGGCTGCAGAGGTTTGTCTTCCACATGTGGCGTCATTATAACTACGAGCGAATGAGACGTGGTGCTGATTTCTACCTGCTTCAGTCCAACTCCACTTATGTGAACAGCTGGTCTGCTATCCAGAGTCTGGTCATCATCACAGCTGGATACCTGCAGCTCTACTGCCTCAAGAGACTCTTCAACACCaaaccagcagagggagacaaaCCCCGCTGTTAA
- the LOC128013749 gene encoding peroxisomal coenzyme A diphosphatase NUDT7, giving the protein MFYFSAPLSDVYPEVFSHNEPEQSLEEHYGKRRERRKRPHSNSEHCESVLTQVSELISAAMDLKEKTVAALKKHDSGGQSHRFPELPAASVLIPLLLRDGQLRLLLTVRAIHLKQHAGEVCFPGGKREPGDRDEVHTALREAEEEIGLPPDTVQVICTLFPVLNKTGLLITPVVAFIEDSFEARPNADEVSEVFTVPLEFFTKAADHAGYPVPSVFGPTHSFMYTDPSTGSIQQIWGLTAALAISVAVLALGEKPEFDLGFSLDDPASAFRDMLSRRLSKL; this is encoded by the exons ATGTTCTATTTCAGTGCTCCTCTGTCTGATGTTTATCCAGAAGTGTTTTCACACAATGAACCCGAGCAGAGCCTAGAGGAGCATTATGGGAAGCGCCGAGAGAGGCGGAAGCGTCCTCACTCAAACTCAGAGCATTGTGAAAGTGTCCTGACACAAGTGTCTGAGCTCATATCCGCCGCGATGGACCTGAAGGAGAAAACTGTGGCGGCGCTGAAGAAACACGACAGCGGCGGGCAGAGTCACCGTTTCCCGGAGCTTCCCGCAGCCTCGGTGCTGATCCCGCTGCTGCTGAGAGACGGACAGCTTCGGCTGCTGCTCACCGTGCGCGCCATCCAC CTGAAGCAGCACGCCGGTGAAGTGTGTTTCCCGGGAGGAAAGCGCGAGCCCGGGGACCGAGACGAGGTCCACACCGCGCTCAGAGAAGCAGAGGAGGAGATCGGGCTTCCTCCGGACACGGTGCAGGTCATCTGCACACTCTTCCCCGTCCTCAACAAG ACTGGTCTTCTGATCACTCCGGTCGTGGCTTTCATCGAGGACTCCTTCGAAGCGCGTCCGAACGCAGACGAGGTGAGCGAGGTGTTCACCGTTCCTCTGGAGTTCTTCACGAAAGCGGCGGATCACGCCGGATATCCTGTGCCCAGCGTCTTCGGCCCGACCCACAGCTTCATGTACACGGACCCCAGCACAGGCAGCATCCAGCAGATCTGGGGTCTGACCGCCGCTCTGGCCATCAGCGTCGCTGTGCTGGCGCTCGGAGAGAAGCCCGAGTTCGACCTGGGCTTCAGCCTGGACGATCCTGCTTCTGCGTTCAGAGACATGCTGAGTCGCAGATTGAGCAAGTTATGA
- the LOC128013746 gene encoding uncharacterized protein LOC128013746, protein MVAVSAESPVDQYQTLAYDTALSTVLAVLVYAVVKVSLDRIRQWRARISVLIVGSGPIGLTAALVAVRSGKVLKLTLLDERYRSALLCRPQQIALDPRSVRFLLDLGVDFDNMEGCWHNEHFFTKIGVFQEYLLSILEQKKQKVDVEVHLGTKFSEEYLRKMPRGEWPRVIVVADGSCGDSCSVLGISSDYNVESCHAYGANATIERPDQRQVPTPEIRAHSLYFDLSAYGINTVRESRRSSQPAAKPGFHLKIYGTFRNRCMALACTSDADSKMMHFLRHTANSSIMKNIFHQSFNAYKTDIEPRLSELTLHHMQCSRKLFQIMLSYRRVSAAYIEGDNVAVTVEGEAARVLNFDTGCGVNLGLRGLESLGLFIYRTATALDQNDVFEALSAKLQHSRHVAETFRKSGLASAVFE, encoded by the exons ATGGTCGCGGTGAGCGCGGAGAGCCCCGTGGATCAGTACCAGACGCTGGCGTACGACACCGCGCTCAGTACTGTACTCGCGGTGCTGGTGTACGCGGTGGTGAAGGTCAGCCTGGACAGGATCCGTCAGTGGCGGGCTCGGATCTCGGTTCTGATCGTGGGCTCGGGTCCGATCGGGCTGACCGCGGCTCTGGTCGCTGTCCGCTCCGGTAAGGTGCTGAAACTGACTCTTCTGGATGAGCGCTACCGGAGCGCGCTGCTCTGCAGACCGCAGCAGATCGCGCTGGACCCCCGCAGCGTGCGCTTCCTCCTGGACCTGGGGGTGGATTTTGACAACATGGAAGGCTGCTGGCACAACGAGCACTTCTTCACCAAGATCGGAGTTTTTCAGGAGTATTTGTTGAGCATCCTGGAGCAGAAGAAGCAAAAGGTTGATGTGGAAGTCCATTTGGGTACAAAG TTTAGCGAGGAGTACCTGAGGAAGATGCCGAGGGGTGAATGGCCGCGGGTGATTGTGGTTGCTGATGGTTCGTGTGGAGACTCCTGCTCGGTGCTGGGCATCAGCTCTGATTACAACGTAGAATCATGTCACGCTTACGGCGCTAATGCTACTATAGAAAGACCGGACCAGAGACAG GTCCCTACACCAGAGATCCGTGCACATAGTCTGTATTTTGATCTGTCGGCGTACGGGATCAACACTGTGAGGGAATCACGGCGCTCCTCGCAGCCGGCAGCGAAGCCTGGATTCCACCTGAAGATCTACGGGACGTTCAGGAACCGCTGCATGGCTCTGGCCTGCACTTCAGACGCAGACTCCAAGATGATGCATTTCCTGCGCCACACGGCCAACTCCTCA ATCATGAAGAACATCTTCCACCAGTCGTTCAACGCGTATAAGACGGACATCGAGCCGCGTCTGAGTGAGCTGACGCTGCACCACATGCAGTGCAGCCGCAAGCTGTTCCAGATCATGCTGTCCTACAGACGCGTCAGTGCGGCTTACATCGAGGGAGACAACGTCGCCGTGACTGTGGAAGGAGAAGCTGCACGAGTGCTCAACTTCGACACTG GTTGTGGTGTGAATCTGGGCCTGCGAGGTCTGGAGTCTCTGGGACTGTTCATCTACCGGACGGCCACGGCTCTGGACCAGAACGACGTGTTCGAGGCGCTCTCGGCCAAACTCCAGCACTCCAGACACGTGGCAGAGACGTTCAGGAAGAGCGGGCTGGCCTCGGCTGTGTTTGAATGA